One Clostridium estertheticum DNA segment encodes these proteins:
- a CDS encoding ABC transporter ATP-binding protein codes for MEILRIEHLSKVYGSGDTAVKALNDVSFSVEKGEFVAIIGPSGSGKSTLLHMLGGVDRPTSGKVLVDNTDIYNLDETQLAIFRRRQIGLIYQFYNLIQVLNVEENITLPLLLDGHKVDKKQLDGIVKILNLEKRLKHLPNQLSGGQQQRVSIGRALISNPAIMLADEPTGNLDSKNSSEIIELLKMFNKTFKQTLIIITHDEHIALQADRIIAIEDGKVKKDEVIRP; via the coding sequence ATGGAAATATTAAGAATAGAGCATTTGTCTAAGGTCTATGGGAGTGGAGATACTGCAGTAAAGGCTCTTAATGATGTATCTTTTTCCGTGGAAAAAGGAGAATTTGTTGCAATTATAGGACCATCAGGCTCTGGAAAATCAACTTTACTCCATATGCTAGGTGGAGTGGATAGACCAACTAGTGGTAAGGTTTTAGTGGATAATACTGATATCTATAATTTAGATGAAACACAATTGGCTATTTTCAGACGTAGACAAATAGGGCTTATATATCAGTTTTATAACCTTATTCAAGTACTTAATGTGGAAGAAAATATTACCCTTCCATTGCTGCTCGATGGGCATAAGGTGGATAAAAAGCAGCTTGATGGGATTGTAAAAATACTTAATTTAGAGAAAAGATTAAAACATTTGCCTAATCAGCTTTCCGGTGGACAACAACAGAGAGTGTCTATAGGAAGGGCTCTTATAAGCAACCCTGCTATAATGCTGGCAGATGAGCCTACAGGAAATTTAGATAGCAAAAATAGCAGTGAGATAATTGAACTGTTAAAAATGTTTAATAAGACATTTAAGCAAACCCTTATAATAATCACTCATGATGAGCACATTGCATTACAGGCAGATAGAATTATAGCCATAGAGGATGGTAAAGTTAAGAAGGACGAGGTGATTCGTCCATGA